The DNA segment ATCGTTGAAGATTTAATGAGATTAAATCGCAATAAATTAGAGCATTATTTACGAGGGATGAGGGCTATGAAGCTCATTGTATCAACGTTTTAGCTTTCATGTCGCCCCCTCAGGGTTGCGGGAACAACGTCGCTAGTTTTTCTAGGGTTACAGTTTTATGAAATTGCAACAGCATAACTAGTGGGCTGTCAAGCGAGCTTTGACTAGTTAAAGAGATATAGGTATCCTAATTGAGAGCGATCGCTAAAACGCAAATTTCCCAGACCTCTGGCAATGAATAAAAAATATGGTAGTGGTAAACAGGTAGTGATATTCTTGGTTCAAAGCCTTGTACAGTAAGAGGTGTAAGTGGATTTATCACTACTTCTATACCACTACCCGCATTGAATTTGAATATATTCGTCATGGGGTTGTAGCACTGATTGCCAATTGGCATATTGCCAAGGACTAGGTAATTACGCCTACGGTTGGGACAACCCGTACAGAAGAAGATTTCTGTAAACATATCAACAACACAATTGAAACTGACCCAGAAGCCGGATGGATTTTCCTAGTCGATCAACTCAATATTCATCAATCTGAGTCTCTGGTACGTTTGGTTGCCCAACATTGTAAAATCCAGAGGGATTTTGGGGTCAAAGGTGAATCAGGCATTCTCCAATCAATGGCAACACGAGCCGCTTTTTTATCTGATGAGAGTTACCGCATTCGCTTTGTCTATATTCCCAAACATACTTCCTGGCTGAATCAGATAGAGTGTTGGTTCTCGATTTTGGTGCGTCGCTTGCTCAAACGCAGTAGTTTCACTTCTACTGAAGACCTCCAGCACCAGATTCTCGATTTTATTGACTATTTCAACCCCACTCTCGCTAAGCCTTTTGTCTGGAAATTTGTCGGGTTTCCTGAATTCGATTAAGCTAGTCACTTATTTCTGCCAGCCTGGTCTAGTAACAAAAGAGGGATGAGAAACGCTATAAAGCAACGAAGTTTAAACAGTTAAGGCAAATCTTTAACTTTTCTTCATGATTTTCCTGGCAAACGGTTAAACTTCATTGCAAAGTAAGAAGAGAGTAGGAACAGCGTGATAATTTCTTTAAGGTGACAAACGGCTGACAGATCAAGATGGAGAACACAGTCAACGTGCAGTTAAATCAATCCTCAACCCCTTCATTTCGTGAAGACTTTAGTGAGTACGTTGCTCATCTACAACTTCACATGGCTTTGCAAGCCCGTAACTTAGTTCCCACTCTCACCAGAGCTGCTGATAGCCGAGAACAGCTATTGCAGCAAACCCAAGCTGATATTGAGAAGCTGGTTTCTCGTCAAGGCATCTAGCCAGCTCATCTGTTGATTGGCTCAGAAGCGGTAGCCACGCCATTATTTTTAATATTTTTCGCAAACTCAATTGAATTCAGAGTTGAAATCAGAGCTTTATCGCTCTGATTTTTTTTGCAGAAATTAAACTCGTTCCCTGATGGGGCCTGGGAACGAGTTTAAAAGGCTCTATCTTCATTGATAATGATGCACCGCTCTACCGTCTGAGAGAACTATACGCACGAGCCGGGCGATTCACAGCCACCCAGGAATCTGCCTGCTGTAGCGCCAATTGCCACACCTCATATCCACGACGGTTTAAATGCAGTCCATCTGTTGTCAAGTCTAGGCGCAAGTTCCCGTCAATATCGCTAAAGCGAGAATGGGTATCTAGATAGCCTGCACCCTCTCTTTGAGCAAGGTCAGCAAGTTGTTGGTTAAGGTTACGAATCCGGCTATTTGGTATAGCATCCAGCCGAGTAGGAAGAATAGATTGGAGGATGACTGAACTACTCTTGTGATTCTGCCGTAAGCGACGGACAATCTGGCGGAGATTATTCAAAATTGCCTCATCAGTTGCACCCTGGCGTAAATCATTTATACCTGCCAAGACATAAATTGCATCTGGTCGAGTTTGGGAAAAGACAGACAATCTTTTTAAAATGCCACGGGAAGTATCGCCAGATATTCCCTGATTCAGCCACAAACTCCCAGCAGGTAATCGCTCTGTGGGAAACCACAAACTGATAGAATCGCCAACTAATACTGCTAGACGATTTGAACCCTGACCTTCAGCAACTGCCTTGGCTTCCTTTGCCAATAGGCTTTTCCACTGCTCATAGGTGGGTTTTGTCCTTGCCTTTACCCAAGTTGACTGGAAGCTATCAGCAGGTATGCGAGTATAGATTTTGCCTGCTTTGAGAGCTGCTAATCTTTGGTAAAAAAGTTGAGTTCCAGAACTGGGTAAGAGGGTAGCTGGCTTAGGTTTCAGTAAAGCTTCGATACTAGGTAATATCTCTGTAGCTGCTGCTGCCAATATGGGGGTTATCGGTGGCGTGTCAGTTTGGGGACTAAACCGCTGCTGACTGAATTCAGGGGAGGTTATTTCAACTGTGGGGATTATTTTCTGAGTGACAAGAGGTTCAAAGGCATTTGACTGGGCTAAATTTAATGCTAACAGGGTGTCTGTCCCCTTTAATGGTAATGCTGGTGGCGGTGGGGTTAACATTTGCCCCCCGGTTAATAAGCTTGCTGCCAACAGATAAGGATCTCCCATTCTCTTCGACTCCTTCACACTCTCCTTCTTTTGACAGGGATTATTGGTTGGAGTCAGGAATTTTTTGGGAATGCGATCGCATTCTTTATATGCTAGACAAGGTTGCTGGTTGAAATTTTCTCCCAGCTAAGTTTTTCTTGGTTATAAACTTGTCGCAGTTGTTGTAGTGCTACCTGTGACAAGGCAGATTTAACTATAGCTACCAACTTCCCCCATTCCAACAATTTCCCCATTGATGCTGCTTTCTTGAACTGATGCGCGTAAAATTCCGTCCAAAAGTGCGGTGCTTGCTTGATTTTCCACTTTCTTCGCCACCGCTTGCGCCACCGCACCATATCTCCCTCCCTTGGTGCCTCGACTCCGGAAATCGGCGGAAAGTCTGCATAGCTGACAAACCGACTCACGCCTTTGCCATGTACGTGAACGACGTGCCGCCAGCAGGTAATTTTATAAATCTGTTCTGGCTGGAGATGGAACAGCAGCGCAGCTGTCTCTTCTGTTACAAATCGAGCCAAGGGATGCACAATTCCCGATTTGTGAATAATTTTTGATTCTGTAATTTCTAGCGAAGTCTGCTGATGTGTTGATAACATAGTAGGTGCTTTCCCTAATTGGGAGCATTGCAGCGATCGCACTGTAGTTTGCCAGACCGGGGGGGATCGCTTTTAATCTTTAACTATCATAAGGTGCATCTGCACCTTGCATCAAGTATGGGTTTAGTTAGATTGAAAATTCGAGAAATGGCGGCGGAGAAAGGCTGGACTCTGAAGGAGGTTTCCGAACGTTCCGGAGTAATCTACAATACAGTGAAAAGCTATGCCCGTCGTTCAGAAATCGCAACAATTGACTTTATTTCTCTGCAAAAGTTGGCGCGGACGTTTGATGTCATGATTGAAGACTTGGTGGAGATTGTGGAGGAGTAAGCGATCGCGCTCCTGTTGCGGTAAGGCTACACAAGGGAAGCTTGTCTTTGCAGGCTTCAAAGCCTGATGTTTCCCTAAAGGTACTATTTTACTCACTTTATGCGGCGCTTTCCTTTGCTGGTAAGCTGCCCAGATAGTCTCGGCGTTTTACCCACAGTTGGCGGAGGTCTTCCATCATCTCTTTGTAATAGTCGGAGAATTTCTGGCTATCTTCTTTAATCTGAAGTCCGAGTTGTTGCAGTGCGGTTGGGGTGTGGCAAGTTTGAAATAAAAGCGCGATCGCATCCCACCAGAGTCGCAATTGACGATAGCTCACAAATTGTCCGCCGCGATCTGTGCGA comes from the Funiculus sociatus GB2-C1 genome and includes:
- a CDS encoding GDSL-type esterase/lipase family protein; translation: MGDPYLLAASLLTGGQMLTPPPPALPLKGTDTLLALNLAQSNAFEPLVTQKIIPTVEITSPEFSQQRFSPQTDTPPITPILAAAATEILPSIEALLKPKPATLLPSSGTQLFYQRLAALKAGKIYTRIPADSFQSTWVKARTKPTYEQWKSLLAKEAKAVAEGQGSNRLAVLVGDSISLWFPTERLPAGSLWLNQGISGDTSRGILKRLSVFSQTRPDAIYVLAGINDLRQGATDEAILNNLRQIVRRLRQNHKSSSVILQSILPTRLDAIPNSRIRNLNQQLADLAQREGAGYLDTHSRFSDIDGNLRLDLTTDGLHLNRRGYEVWQLALQQADSWVAVNRPARAYSSLRR
- a CDS encoding helix-turn-helix domain-containing protein, with amino-acid sequence MGLVRLKIREMAAEKGWTLKEVSERSGVIYNTVKSYARRSEIATIDFISLQKLARTFDVMIEDLVEIVEE